In Tautonia marina, the genomic stretch AGAGAATCAGGCCCGTGCTGTCCTCGTCGAGCCGACCGATCGGATAGACCCGTTGCGGCAAGTCGGGCACGATGTCGATGACCCGAGGCCGCCCGGACGGGTCGGAATTGGTCGTGACAAACCCCTTCGGCTTGTAGACGGCCAGATAAACGATCTTTTCCTGGCGAATCCGCTCGCCATCGACGGTAATCGTCGCCTGCGTCGGATCGACCCGCGTGGCCAGATCGCGCACGACCTGGCCATCCACCAGCACGCGACCCTGGAGAATCAGTTCTTCCACCGCTCTCCGCGAGCCGAGCCCGGCCGCCGCGAGCACTTTATTCAGGCGATCTCCTTCGCTCGACCCGCCGGATCGAGCCGGGCCACGCCCTGCCGACGACGATCGACGAGGACCCGCCGTCGGTCGCGGGCCGGATGACGGCCGCGGGCCGGTCGGAAGGCCGGCGGGCCGGGGTTTACGGTTCGATTGCGGACCCGCGCCCGACGTCGAGCCGGCGCGGCGGGGAGGCGGGCCACCGCCTCGGCGGGGTGGTCGTGCTGCCATTGCGAATTCTCTTCCTGCGTCGGCGGACGCAACTCAATCGGAAAGGACTTAATGTGAAGCGCCGCCGACAAAAGCCACGGACCGGCGGGTCGTTCCTCATTCGTTGGTTCATCGAGTATACGATCGTTCCCCAGAAAGGTTCCAGGGAATTACGCAGAAGTGTCCTGAGATTCGACTCTGCGATCGTTAGGGGCCTGATTCGAGGCTCCGGCCAACCCTTGCTCCAGGCGCACCTGGCCGGACCGGCCGATGTCATCGAAGAAGTGACCCATCACCTTCCAGGTCTCACCGTCCCGCCGGAACTCGAAGGTCGCCGCCCCGGAGAAGCGGCGAGCCATCATGCCGCCCCCTTCCCGCCGCGGCAGGTTCTCCTCGAACGTGTACATGAAGCGGAGCGTCACCAGCTCGGCCATCATCCCGATGTGGAGGCTCCCCAGATCGCTGTGGACCCGCACCTGGCCGCCGCTCTCCGCCTCACGCTCGACCATCACACTGATCTGCTCCCAGGTCTGGGAGATCTTCATGAAATAGCCCGTGCGAAAGACCGATCCCGACTCCGACGGCGAGTACAGCTCGATCGTCCCGTGGTATTCCCCGGAGAGGTCGGACGGGGCCGGCAGCCCGGCCAGCCGGAACATCCACGTCCCCAGCTCGGTTCGCCAGACATAGGCGTCGAAGAGATTGATCAGGACGCCGAAAAGAATCAGCGCCGTGAAGCCGCCGAAGAAAAGGGCCTTCTCGGCGAGGTCCCAGTCGTCTCCCCCGTAGCGGCGAATCAGGACCAGGACCCCGTGCTGGGCCAGCGGGGTCAGGAAGGCGGTGATCAGGGCCAGCAGCGCGTACATCCGCGCCCGGCCTCCCAGCCCGCTGCTATAGATCGTGTAATCGTGGCCCTCGATCATGGTCCAGGCCCCATCGTTCCGTGAAGTCCCGAGGCTCAGAGCCCGGTCGACGGCCCCTTGCGGCCCAGGATCAAGGAGACGACGAACAGGACCAGGAAGATGAAAAAGAGGATCTTGGCGATCCAGGCCGCGTCCTGCGCCAGTCCGCCGAACCCGAAGACGGCGGCCACGATGGCCACGACGAGGAAGATCAACGCATAGCGGATCATGGGTGCCTCACGGTGATGTCTGGGGAGGAGTGGGAACGAGTCGGTGGAATGAATGACGAACGCAACGATTCAGGTGACAACCCGATGACCTGTCCCGGCGCCAGGCCAGGCCACCCGGTTGTCGAGCCACCACGGCGGGTGACAGGTTTTCTCAGCGGTTGCTGTCTGGTTCTCCAGAGGGCTCGCCCCTGATCGCCTTGCCGGCCCCCTCGACCGCCTTGCCGGCGGCGTCGGTGTCGGAGCGGGCCTCCTCGCCGATCCCCGGGGCCGCGTCCTCGATCTTCCGGCCCGTCTCCTCCAGGCCGACGGACTCGGCCGCCTTGCCGACGGCATCGACGGTGCCCTCGGCGGCGCCGCCGACCGAATCGGCCGAGTCTTCGATGGCCTTGCCGGTCGCCTCGACCGCCCCGCCCATCATGTCGCGGGTCCCGTCGACGGCACTTCCTACGGCGTCGCGGGTCCCGTCGACGGCACCTTCCACGGCCTGCCCGGCCGCGTCCATGTCCGCCTCGATTTCCTCCTTCGAGCAGCCGGCAACCAGCGCCAGCACCATGGCCAGCCCGGCCATCATTGGTCGATTCATCGGAAGATGCTCCTGAGTTTCAAGCGGTCACGACGGGTGGCGAGCTCACGCGGCTCGCCTTCCTGTCGCATGGATGATGAGGTGTCGTGAGTGGTCACATCAAGCGATATGCCGGGCCGACGATCCGATCCCGGCTCAAGCGAGAACCCCCGGCCACGATGCAGGGGGTGCTCAAGTTGAATCGAGGGTTGGCTCCCTCGCGTCAACTCCGGCTTCGGCGTCGCTGCCGGTACGCGCCGAGCCCGATCAGCACCACAGCCATGCCGCCCATCGCCAGAGTGGAAGGCTCAGGAACCGCTGATACCTCCGTGGCATTCACCTGGAATAGGATTGGAGCCGGGCCGTTCCGGGGATCGGAGAACGGATTTTCCAACGCGGTCCAGCCGTCAGTACCATACCCGGCATAGGACGTGTCTCCGATTGACCAGCCAGCCAGACCCGTTTGGTTAGGATCGCCCGTGAAATTCCAGAAGAAATTGTCATTCACATTCGCAGAAACCATTAACCAGTAGGATGTGTTCGCGGACAGCTGCAGCATGTTCTGCGGCGTGAACGTGATCTCCTCGGCCGATGAGCTTGGGTTGGAGCCCAGAAAACTCACGAGAGGGGTCGTCCCTGGCAAACCGCTGAGATCCGCGAAGAGTGCAACGCTCACGGACCCGCTGGGAGTCTCAAACACTCCGAGATTAAGCACGACCGAGTCCAGAATCCAACCTGGCCCTGAGCCGGTCGTGAATTGATTGGCAACTGGAGAATCTAGGAGCGTCGACCCACTGCCGATCCTCCACGCGGAATCCTGTGTGTTGCTGAGGTTGGAGACCACTAGACCGGCCCTGGCGTGGGAATCAGCCGAGGACCAAAGGCCGAGGACCAGTACGACGAGAGCCGAGGTCGAGTAGAACGGGTGGCTGGGAATCCTGGTCATATCGGATGTTCTCCCGAGTTTGGGGCTTCATGAAGGCGCAGGGGCGATTGAATCGGGGAGCCCTCGGGCGCCACGGGCTGAGGAGAACTCGCCATCTACAACCGGCGACCGTCGAACGGCCCTCCTCTCCTCTTCTTGGGGGTGCCGGGCCGAAAGTTAGCACCCGCGGCGATAAATATTTTCGGAGACACTCCTCGAACAGACTTCCAAGCACTAGAATGTGTTCCAATGGGCCCCAGGCAGGATGCAACGTAGCGATCAGCCCCAGATCGCCCGAAATCCCAGTCTTGAAAACCAGATCCGTCGACGAGCCAGGTGAGCCCGATGGCCGTGCCGGAGGTTTCCGAGAACCTTGGAGGGACACCGTGAAGCCAACGGACACCTGCCCCGATCCGAGCCGCTGGGAACGATTCCTGGCCGACCAGGTCGATGATCGGGAATGCAACGACCTGGAAGCGCACCTCGACGCGTGCGAAACCTGCCGCGATCGGCTCGCCCTGCTGGCCGAATGGCCGTCGGTGGCCGAGGTGACGGCGAAGCCCGATCAGGATCCCTCGCAGTCGTGGCTCGATCGGCTCGAACGCATCGACGGCTGGGAGGCATCAGATGCCGATCGGGAACCGGCCACGCTCCCAACACTGCCGGGATTCGACGAACTCGAAGAACTCGGCCGGGGTGGCATGGGGATCGTGTACCGCGCCCGACAGGTGGGCCTGGACCGGTCGGTGGCGATCAAGGTCCTTTCGTCCGCCGGTCGACTCGCACCCAAGGCCCGCTCCCGAGCATTCCGCGAGGCGAGGGCACTCGCCCGACTCAATCACCCGAACATCGTCAAGGTCCACGACATCAGCGAGTTCGACGGCCTCCCCTCCATCGTCATGGAGTGGGTCGAGGGGGGCGACCTGAGCCATCGCCTGGAGCACGGCCCGCTCCCGCCCCGAGAAGCCGCCGAGCTGGCCCGGACCCTCGCACTGGCCTTGGCCGCCGCCCACGAGCAGGGGATCATCCACCGCGACATCAAGCCCCGCAACGTCCTGCTCGCTGCCGACGGCTCTCCCCGGCTGACCGACTTCGGCCTGGCCCGGGAGGTCGATTCGAACGACCGAT encodes the following:
- a CDS encoding DUF1328 domain-containing protein: MIRYALIFLVVAIVAAVFGFGGLAQDAAWIAKILFFIFLVLFVVSLILGRKGPSTGL
- a CDS encoding choice-of-anchor R domain-containing protein encodes the protein MTRIPSHPFYSTSALVVLVLGLWSSADSHARAGLVVSNLSNTQDSAWRIGSGSTLLDSPVANQFTTGSGPGWILDSVVLNLGVFETPSGSVSVALFADLSGLPGTTPLVSFLGSNPSSSAEEITFTPQNMLQLSANTSYWLMVSANVNDNFFWNFTGDPNQTGLAGWSIGDTSYAGYGTDGWTALENPFSDPRNGPAPILFQVNATEVSAVPEPSTLAMGGMAVVLIGLGAYRQRRRSRS